From Brachionichthys hirsutus isolate HB-005 chromosome 16, CSIRO-AGI_Bhir_v1, whole genome shotgun sequence, a single genomic window includes:
- the slc5a11 gene encoding sodium/myo-inositol cotransporter 2, which translates to MWRTKRSTVEGYFLAGKSMTWWPVGASLFASNIGSKHFIGLAGSGAAAGIGPIIYEWNGMVFVLLLGWVFLPVYIASGVTTMPEYLRRRFGGRRIQLFIAVLSLFIYIFTKISVDMYAGALFIQLALQWNIYLSVVLLLSITAIFTVAGGLAAVIYTDAAQTAIMLVGSLVLMGFSFAEVGGWNGLMEGYGNAIPSSRVPNSTCGIPRDDAFNIFRDPVNSDLPWPGVIFGQSILSMWYWCSDQVIVQRSLAAKTLTHAKGASLLTAYLKILPFFVIVMPGMISRILYTDDVACADAELCKEICGNPVGCTDTAYVRLVMELLPAGMRGLMMAVMIAALMSSLTSIFNSASTIFTMDLWSNFRSRASEWELMIVGRVFVLLLAVVSVLWLPVVQASQGGQLYIYTQTVSSNLQPPITVIFFMGFFWKRTNEKGAFWGLVIGLLVGCIRMVLDVVYPAPLCFETDDRPLVLKHVHYLYFPILLAFISLIPMILASLVTEGPKPEQISRLTWFTRFDPVEPQKQVFSVETNTTTSEERIDSSSSVSSVRSRSRLVSAIYCLCGMKRRTEEEDDPVVPPAPTHNIQSLDEKPRLRLTVNVNLVIFLSIMSFLVGYWA; encoded by the exons ATGTGGAGGACGAAGCGCAGCACGGTGGAAGGATACTTCCTGGCTGGGAAGAGCATGACCTGGTGGCCG GTCGGCGCCTCGCTGTTCGCCAGTAACATTGGCAGCAAACATTTCATTGGCCTGGCAGGGTCAGGAGCTGCGGCAGGGATTGGACCCATTATATACGAGTGGAAT GGAAtggtgtttgtgctgctgctgggatgggTCTTCCTGCCTGTTTACATAGCCTCTGGG GTGACGACCATGCCGGAGTACCTGCGGAGGCGGTTTGGTGGTAGAAGAATACAGTTATTCATAGCTGTCCTgtccttatttatttacatcttCACAAAGATATCC GTGGACATGTATGCGGGCGCGCTGTTCATTCAGCTTGCTCTACAGTGGAACATCTACCTGTCTGTGGTGTTGCTGCTGTCAATCACTGCTATCTTCACAGTAGCAG GTGGTTTAGCTGCAGTCATCTACACAGACGCTGCCCAAACGGCCATCATGCTAGTTGGATCTCTAGTCCTCATGGGCTTCA GCTTTGCAGAGGTCGGAGGCTGGAATGGCCTGATGGAGGGATACGGCAATGCCATCCCTTCCAGCCGTGTGCCCAACTCAACCTGTGGCATCCCTCGAGATGACGCTTTCAACATCTTCAGAGATCCAGTGAACTCAGACCTACCCTGGCCCGGGGTCATCTTTGGCCAGTCCATCCTTTCCATGTGGTACTGGTGCTCCGACCAG GTGATTGTGCAAAGGTCTTTAGCTGCTAAGACACTGACCCATGCTAAAGGTGCCTCACTGCTGACAGCGTATCTGAAGATTCTGCCTTTCTTTGTCATTGTGATGCCCGGCATGATCAGCAGGATACTTTACACAG ATGATGTGGCCTGTGCCGACGCCGAGTTGTGTAAAGAGATTTGTGGAAATCCGGTGGGCTGTACGGACACCGCCTACGTCAGGCTGGTGATGGAGTTGCTGCCAGCAG GGATGAGAGGTTTGATGATGGCGGTGATGATCGCAGCCCTCATGTCATCTCTCACCTCCATCTTTAACAGCGCCAGCACTATTTTTACCATGGATCTGTGGAGCAATTTCAGAAGCCGTGCATCTGAGTGGGAGCTGATGATAGTAGGCAG GGTGTTTGTCCTCTTGCTGGCGGTGGTTTCTGTGCTGTGGCTTCCCGTCGTCCAGGCCAGTCAGGGCGGGCAGCTTTATATCTACACCCAGACCGTCAGCTCCAACCTCCAGCCCCCAATCACCGTCATCTTCTTCATGGGCTTCTTTTGGAAGAGGACCAATGAGAAG GGTGCATTCTGGGGCCTGGTTATCGGCCTGCTGGTTGGCTGCATTCGCATGGTGTTGGACGTCGTGTACCCTGCGCCCCTCTGCTTTGAGACGGACGACAGACCCTTGGTGTTGAAGCACGTTCATTACCTCTACTTCCCTATCTTACTGGCCTTCATCAGCCTGATTCCAATGATTCTAGCCAGTCTGGTTACAGAGGGGCCCAAACCTGAGCAG ATCAGTCGCCTCACCTGGTTCACAAGGTTCGACCCCGTTGAGCCTCAAAAACAGGTCTTCTCAGTGGAGACAAACACAAcgacctcagaggagaggatcG ACTCTtcgtcctctgtgtcctccgTCCGGAGCCGGTCCAGGTTGGTATCTGCCATCTACTGCCTGTgtgggatgaagaggaggacggaggaagaggatgatccGGTGGTGCCTCCCGCACCCACACATAATATCCAGTCTCTGGATGAAAAACCACGACTACGACTCACTGTTAATGTCAACCTCGTCATTTTCCTCTCTATAATGTCCTTCCTCGTTGGCTACTGGGCTTGA